The segment ATCAAATATTAGCAAATCATTGGCTGATAAACCGTTCAGATAATCCCTATAACCTTGATCCGACCTTATTCCTTCTATTAAATTTAACTTATCTAGCGCTTGGTTCAGGTAATCAAAGACTAACTGCAGCTTTATTCCTGATTTGGTATTACTCTCACAATCTCTATAGCTACTCCCATATCCTTTGTACATATCTTCCATGCTACTGGGCAGGCTAATATAGCTACTATCCAATAGCTTAATGCTTCTAAATTGCTTCAAAATTCTGCAATCAACCTGTAAGCTGTTTTTAAATAAAACTAAAGATTCATTATACATTCTTTTCATAAATTCCACTGCTTCTTCAGTAAATCTAAAATCCAAACCCTGTTTTGTAATTTCTATCGAGTCTTCATTTAGCAATTGGCACATTGTTTCTATGCTACAATCACCAACTCCTATGTTACCAAAAACCATAGCTTTTATGAATGATGAGCCATTAAGTTTTCTCTTTCTTTTTATAAAACCTACTGCAATTGATATTTCGTCTGCTTTTTCATTAAAGAATTCATTGAGGTCTTTTGATAAGCAAGCTATTCTGTCCATTGTAAGTTCTCTCATTCACATATCCAAGAGAACTTATACCTTATTCTTTTCCTTCACTCTATCAATTTTACTTACACTTTTCCTTAACTTGACGCGTATGGAAAGTCAAACCCTGTTGTGATAGATGTAATCTTTGTCACAATGACTTCATAATACACCTCCTTCAATTTGTTTTTGTGATTTTAATCTTGCAATTGCTATTTTAGAAGAGTTCTCAACACGCTTTTTTAACTCTAGTTCTTGTTCTGGACTGATGGATATCCAGAATTTTGGACCAATACGCCGTACATTAATAAACTTATGTTCAATCCAATAACGTACTACGTAATGACTAACATTGAATTTTTCTGCAACTTGCTTCACTGATAACTCTTCTTCAGATTTTTGATTACATAGTGCTGGAATCTTATGTTTAAATCGAATCCATTTTATACTTTTTACAGTAAATGGATTGCCTTTATTTGTTGTAAGTCCCTCTTGGTTTAATAGATTAATAATTTGCACATCAGTCATTGTTGTTGATAGCTGTCTTATCCGATTAACTATATCCTCTGAATGCCGCCATCTGTCATAAGATTTTTTTGGTAATTGTACTTCTAAGTCCTCTGTAGCATTTGTTTGCCAACGTATATGTAGCACTGCTTTTTGTTCATTACGTAGTTTTTCAACAGTGATATCTTTGATTAGAAGTCGTAAAATACGCTTTCGATCTCTTGCACTCGTTGACTCTGCATTCCATAAGCGTGGTAAGTCTTGAGCTAGTGCCAACACTTGCTCTTTTTGTTGTTTTGTAGCTACAAGTACGTCCTTTTTCTTATATTCATCATATTGATTCTGTGCTTCTTCTAATGCTATTAGAGCTTCGTTCCAACGCTTTTCTAAAGTTCCAGCTACCAGGCGATTCGATGGATCTACTTCTTCATAACGTCTCTGTGCTAATTGTACTTCATAATCTGCTCTTTTTATTTGCATTTGCCATTGTCTATCTAGCATGTGACCTCGTTGTTCCAGTTCTTCAAATGCTTTTACGGCAACCTCAATTTGCGCAGGTTCCATGACTTCTAATACTCTTTTTACAATAGCTTTATCCAAAGGATTTCCATAAACAGAAAAACAGCTTTTACTATCTGCTCCCCACTTCTTTTTCCAATTACATTCATAGACAGTAAGAATACCATTTTTTCCTTTATACCTTATACTAAGGCGGCAACCACAACAACCACAAATTAATAACCCCTGCAATAATCCTAATCCTTCTCGTACTGCCGTAGGTAGCATGTTCTCTTCTTATATGTTAAGAACAAGTCTTTATAAATATCAAAATAGTGATATTAAAGACACACAGAGAAGAGGAGCCGTTTCCCTTCTTGGTCATAAGGACCGCGGTGGAGCAAGGTTCTCTTCTCTGTTTATTATACTGAAGTTCCGAACAACTGATTGAGTTTTTAGGCTCGTATATAAGGGTGGAAAATACAGTATATATTGTTTATCAACATCTACGGAGGAATTATGAATTCATCAAATATTATTGCTGGCATCGATGTTAGCAAAAGTAAATTAGATATCCACATTCACCCACTTGAGCATTATAAAATATTTGAAAACAATGTACAATCCGTTGATGAAATACTGGACTTTTTACGTTTGCATAATGTAACCAAAGTTGGTCTTGAGGCAACTGGTGGATACGAAAAATTATGTGCCTATACTTTACTAAGCAATGGTTTTGAGGTGTACGTCATTCAACCAAGGTGGGTGAGAGACTATGCTAAAAGCCTTGGTATTACTACAAAAACTGATAAAATAGACTGCAGTATCAT is part of the Wolbachia endosymbiont (group A) of Anomoia purmunda genome and harbors:
- a CDS encoding zinc ribbon domain-containing protein — its product is MLPTAVREGLGLLQGLLICGCCGCRLSIRYKGKNGILTVYECNWKKKWGADSKSCFSVYGNPLDKAIVKRVLEVMEPAQIEVAVKAFEELEQRGHMLDRQWQMQIKRADYEVQLAQRRYEEVDPSNRLVAGTLEKRWNEALIALEEAQNQYDEYKKKDVLVATKQQKEQVLALAQDLPRLWNAESTSARDRKRILRLLIKDITVEKLRNEQKAVLHIRWQTNATEDLEVQLPKKSYDRWRHSEDIVNRIRQLSTTMTDVQIINLLNQEGLTTNKGNPFTVKSIKWIRFKHKIPALCNQKSEEELSVKQVAEKFNVSHYVVRYWIEHKFINVRRIGPKFWISISPEQELELKKRVENSSKIAIARLKSQKQIEGGVL